In a genomic window of Vigna angularis cultivar LongXiaoDou No.4 chromosome 6, ASM1680809v1, whole genome shotgun sequence:
- the LOC128197333 gene encoding uncharacterized protein LOC128197333 — MASGSVLSFSGSPSITSEKLNGKNYMSWSAAVEMWFLGQGRYDHLEQDGSQVPSDIAEQWKQADFQLCALLWQSVEPRLLISLRAFKTCHTFWKKAQSIYANDIQRLYDTANKLACLKMTDHDMVSFMTEAQAAVEELRMFLEVESSEDIKKKLDKYYMVMILRALHPDLNHIRDQLLTSHEVPSMEALTTRLLRVPVPQSQEAHETIAPSLMVATRGRGGRGTRGGGRGGRGNQQCSYCKRMGHIRENCYSLHGFPSKTANISQAETSTSNSKFTEEEYQEYLRLKSNSLAQSSQSSSTSTACISQSMAGPNSWVIDSGASDHISGAWLGETDWRRI; from the exons ATGGCATCTggaagtgttctttctttctctggaagtccctcAATCACTTCCGAAAAGCTAAATGGAAAGAATTATATGTCTTGGTCTGCTGCTGtagaaatgtggttccttggtcaaggacgttatgaccaccttgagcaggATGGGAGTCAAGTACCTTCTGACATAGctgaacaatggaaacaagctgATTTTCAATTGTGTGCCCTCTTGTGGCAATCTGTGGAACCCCgacttttgatatctcttagaGCCTTCAAGACATGTCAcactttttggaagaaagctcaaagcatttatgctaatgatattcaacgtctctatgataccGCAAACAAGCTCGCCTGTCTCAAAatgacagaccatgatatggtctccttcatgactgaagcccaagcagctgtggaagaattgagaatgttcttggaagtggaatcttcggaagatatcaaaaagaagcttgacaagtattatatggtgatgatcctccgtgctttgcatccagatttgaatcacatcagagatcaacttctgacaAGTCATGAAGTCCCTTCTATGGAAGCCTTAACCACACGTCTTCTTCGTGTTCCTGTGCCTCAGTCTCAGGAAGCTCATGAAACAATAGCACCATCTCTCATGGTTGCCacgcgaggaagaggaggacgtggaactagaggaggaggacgtggaggtcggGGAAATCAACAGTGCTCTTACTGTAAGAGGATGGGTCACATCCGAGAAAACTGCTACTCCTTGCATGGCTTTCCTTCAAAAACTGCCAATATATCTCAggctgaaacttccacttccaactccaagtttactgaggaagagtatcaagagtatctgcgcttaaagtctaacagcttggcacaatcATCTCAGTCCTCAAGTACGTCCACagcttgcatttctcaatccatggcAGGTccaaattcatgggtaattgactcgggtgcttctgatcacatttctg gagcgtggctcggggagacagattggagaaggatatga
- the LOC108319790 gene encoding chromatin-remodeling ATPase INO80-like produces the protein MGWWKSKVAYEMHLLSCFCIFSKFTRSWRMAPLALLLLFSSYRLVGVVFFSLLFTSLTLLFSTLVFMWKHKAVAQGSLSSCTSQEKRPHVPTLMHKHETVRHVKESDDDDDDDDDDDDDDDDDDDNDDDGAPSEVLFLSSSEECDADQTPEFSDGTISDEDSLIEIALPSGHFVGHNQREDLSNGNNNNCCSLQQKKRELSAHETLMELLAEFNEEENLIEIDIAMGSIKCSRFEIQA, from the coding sequence ATGGGGTGGTGGAAAAGCAAAGTAGCATACGAAATGCATTTGCTTTCATGTTTTTGCATATTCAGCAAGTTCACACGCTCATGGAGGATGGCTCCACTTGCTCTTTTGCTGCTTTTTTCCAGTTACAGACTGGTTGGTGTCGTATTCTTCTCCCTCCTCTTCACATCTCTTACACTGCTTTTCTCCACTCTTGTCTTCATGTGGAAGCACAAGGCTGTGGCACAAGGGAGTCTCAGTAGTTGTACTTCTCAAGAGAAGAGACCACATGTCCCAACCCTAATGCACAAGCATGAAACTGTGAGACATGTGAAGGaaagtgatgatgatgatgatgatgatgatgatgatgatgatgatgatgatgatgatgatgataatgatgatgatggtgctCCTTCAGAAGTGTTGTTTTTGTCCAGTTCTGAGGAGTGTGATGCAGATCAGACGCCCGAGTTCTCAGATGGGACAATTTCTGATGAAGACAGTCTCATAGAGATTGCACTTCCAAGTGGACACTTTGTGGGACATAATCAGAGAGAAGACTTGAGCAACGGCAACAACAACAACTGCTGCAGTTTGCAACAGAAGAAGAGGGAGTTATCAGCTCACGAGACCCTCATGGAATTGTTGGCAGAGTTCAATGAGGAGGAAAACCTAATAGAGATTGACATAGCCATGGGTTCTATCAAGTGCTCAAGGTTTGAAATACAAGCATGA